Proteins encoded within one genomic window of Brenneria nigrifluens DSM 30175 = ATCC 13028:
- a CDS encoding ABC transporter substrate-binding protein — protein sequence MLISTFAKMHKLGCTALLSLSVLVSQAYAADPVKVKFSLDWRFEGPSAPFLMAKAKGYFTQEGLDVQIDSGNGSAGAVTRVATGAYDMAFADFNALIEQESQHPGTGIKGVYMLYNATPAAVFLLKSSGVKTPADLQGKTIAAPVFDAARKAWPAFARKVGLSKDAVTWQSADPTVTANLLVRKNVDAISGFYFTNLLNLEARGARENDLVIFPYAQYGVDLYGNTIIASKEMLEKHPDTIKAFLRAFNKAVQETLADPVSAARFVKQQDSLIDLPLETRRLQLAFGQLVVTPETRENGLGDVDTQRLNNSIGDVVAAFDLPQTPKADALFTSELLPERADRAVR from the coding sequence ATGTTGATATCCACATTCGCAAAAATGCACAAATTGGGTTGTACGGCGCTACTGTCTCTGTCCGTGCTGGTCTCACAGGCCTATGCGGCGGACCCCGTCAAAGTGAAATTCTCGCTCGACTGGCGTTTTGAAGGCCCATCGGCTCCGTTTTTAATGGCCAAGGCCAAGGGGTATTTCACCCAGGAAGGACTGGACGTACAGATTGATTCGGGCAACGGTTCCGCCGGGGCGGTGACCCGCGTGGCGACCGGCGCCTATGATATGGCATTTGCCGATTTCAACGCGTTGATCGAACAGGAATCTCAGCATCCCGGCACCGGGATCAAGGGCGTTTACATGTTGTATAACGCCACGCCGGCCGCCGTGTTCCTGCTGAAAAGTTCCGGGGTGAAAACGCCAGCGGATTTGCAGGGCAAAACCATCGCCGCCCCGGTATTCGACGCGGCGCGTAAAGCCTGGCCGGCCTTTGCCCGAAAAGTGGGGCTGAGCAAGGATGCGGTCACCTGGCAATCAGCGGACCCTACCGTTACCGCCAACCTGCTGGTGCGTAAAAACGTCGATGCCATTTCCGGCTTTTACTTCACTAACCTGCTGAACCTGGAGGCGCGCGGAGCCAGGGAGAATGACCTGGTTATCTTCCCGTATGCGCAATATGGCGTCGATCTCTACGGCAATACCATCATTGCCAGCAAAGAGATGCTGGAGAAACACCCGGATACCATCAAAGCCTTCTTGCGCGCCTTTAACAAAGCGGTGCAGGAAACCCTCGCCGATCCCGTCAGCGCAGCCAGGTTTGTCAAACAACAGGATTCACTGATCGACCTGCCGCTGGAAACCCGCCGCCTGCAACTGGCGTTTGGTCAACTGGTGGTGACGCCGGAGACCAGGGAAAACGGTCTGGGCGATGTGGATACCCAACGCTTGAATAACTCCATCGGCGATGTGGTCGCCGCGTTCGATTTGCCACAGACCCCTAAGGCGGATGCGTTGTTTACCAGCGAGCTGTTGCCGGAGCGGGCAGATCGCGCAGTGCGGTAA
- a CDS encoding cysteine dioxygenase family protein, translating into MASAETKVIQRQQAVTAALTDIRAILAQGELSRVILDRVAHRLAQLAARHELFGPEDFPPPSETVETSTRYRLNSEDGDDDLALYLNSLLPGKSTLPHNHTTWAAIAAVEGDELNRIYQRLDDGSQPDRADLQLVREVVVRPGEPLAFLPDDIHSIHVAGDRPIRHLHLYGQPLETLVRRVAIDPQTGKVTNYNATQMKPSENRA; encoded by the coding sequence ATGGCATCTGCAGAAACCAAAGTCATACAGCGCCAACAGGCGGTCACCGCCGCGCTGACCGATATCCGCGCCATTCTGGCGCAGGGGGAACTGTCGCGGGTTATTCTCGATCGGGTGGCTCATCGTCTGGCGCAGCTCGCCGCACGCCATGAGCTATTCGGTCCGGAGGATTTCCCCCCGCCGTCGGAAACGGTGGAAACGTCAACCCGTTACCGCCTGAACAGCGAGGATGGCGATGACGATCTGGCGCTCTACCTCAATTCGCTGTTGCCCGGCAAGAGCACCCTGCCCCACAACCACACCACCTGGGCGGCGATCGCCGCCGTCGAGGGCGATGAGCTGAACCGGATTTACCAGCGTCTGGATGACGGCAGCCAGCCCGATCGGGCCGATCTGCAACTGGTGCGCGAAGTAGTGGTGCGGCCCGGCGAACCGCTCGCTTTCCTGCCGGACGATATCCACAGCATTCATGTCGCCGGCGACCGGCCGATCCGCCATTTACATCTGTACGGTCAGCCGCTGGAAACGCTGGTGCGGCGGGTGGCTATCGATCCGCAAACCGGCAAGGTGACCAACTACAACGCCACGCAGATGAAACCCTCTGAAAATCGGGCATAA
- a CDS encoding MurR/RpiR family transcriptional regulator yields the protein MMNNALSAPEEHTSILAELQTAIRFIYGALSPAEKKLVDVILAHQHHLASYSATELAQLAGVSKSTAARVFRRLGFQDFNQFRMKCRGIEPMGYSPLSNLEQRTPHPMTVRERLDAHIKRERENLAGMQRDSMPEELERAVQLMRDARRVWVLGFRNSYAPAFYAQSLFSHVLSDVQLVNDPAAKFADVLADIHETDVLFVVDFPRQVQLLSHLVRVAKNYQARIVVLSNTLVSDVCALADVVIPCAAKHSDIFDSYTAAVSMVNFIGNQLAACCSEKASQRMQRMEDIHRQIGDLYQPAPLSSADDKNRG from the coding sequence ATGATGAATAACGCGTTATCCGCACCAGAAGAACACACCAGCATATTGGCTGAGTTGCAAACCGCCATCCGTTTCATTTACGGCGCCTTATCTCCGGCGGAGAAGAAGCTGGTGGATGTCATTCTGGCGCATCAGCATCACCTGGCGAGCTACAGTGCAACTGAATTGGCGCAACTGGCCGGTGTTTCCAAATCCACCGCCGCGCGCGTGTTTCGTCGTCTTGGCTTTCAGGATTTCAATCAGTTTCGTATGAAATGCCGCGGGATTGAGCCAATGGGGTATTCGCCGCTCAGCAACCTGGAGCAACGTACGCCGCACCCGATGACGGTACGCGAACGGCTTGATGCGCATATCAAACGGGAACGCGAAAATCTGGCGGGAATGCAGCGCGACAGTATGCCGGAAGAGCTGGAACGGGCGGTACAGCTCATGCGCGATGCGCGCCGCGTCTGGGTGCTGGGATTTCGCAATAGCTATGCCCCCGCGTTCTATGCCCAGTCGCTGTTTTCTCATGTGCTGAGTGATGTGCAACTGGTGAACGATCCCGCCGCAAAATTTGCCGATGTGCTGGCGGATATCCATGAGACGGACGTGCTGTTCGTGGTGGATTTCCCGCGCCAGGTTCAACTGCTCTCTCATTTGGTTCGGGTGGCGAAAAATTACCAGGCCCGCATTGTGGTGCTCAGCAACACCCTTGTTTCCGATGTCTGCGCGCTGGCTGATGTGGTTATCCCCTGCGCAGCAAAACACAGCGACATTTTTGATTCCTACACCGCCGCCGTCAGCATGGTCAATTTTATCGGCAACCAGCTGGCGGCCTGTTGTTCCGAGAAGGCAAGCCAACGCATGCAGCGCATGGAAGATATTCATCGGCAGATTGGCGACCTGTATCAACCCGCTCCGCTCTCATCGGCGGACGACAAAAACCGTGGTTAA
- a CDS encoding ABC transporter substrate-binding protein — MLRLAGLRPVMAATFLLLLTGTGQAADVQPQRGGTLTLVINYEPPALVALTTVATPALSVSAKVTEGLLSYDYDLNPQPQLATAWEISPDGTRYTFNLRQGVKWHDGRDFTSADVAWSIDLLKNVHPRGSSTFANVTAIETPDPHTAVIVLSKPAPYLIKAFAAAESPIVPRHLYEGQDPLTNPHNGAPIGTGPYVFDQWVRGSHVLYKRNPHYWQPGRPYLDQLVVKFIPDAAARSLAFETNAADLGYRSPVALSDIARLKALPQLGFETKGNSYSYNVSSLQFNLDDEHFRDLRVRQAVAHAINRDIVLQVAYFGLGKVSTSPIAPGISEYHDAAPSPYTFDIEKANALLDEAGYRRGADGVRFKVALDYNPIAEDLRKTAEYLRSSLAKIGIGVTLRSQDLSTFVRRVYTNRDFAFTVNGHSNLFDPTVGVQRIYWSKNFRKGVPFSNASHYHNPEVDRLLETAQTENDPARRVQQFQRFQQIVGQELPDVSLVSPEFITIYNRRVHDHSVTADGVEGNLAEVWLAKP, encoded by the coding sequence ATGTTGCGTTTAGCGGGGCTGCGGCCAGTGATGGCCGCGACGTTTTTACTACTGCTGACCGGTACCGGGCAGGCAGCCGATGTTCAACCGCAGCGCGGCGGCACGCTGACGCTGGTGATTAACTATGAGCCCCCGGCGCTGGTGGCGCTGACCACGGTGGCGACGCCGGCGCTGAGCGTCAGCGCCAAGGTAACCGAAGGGCTGCTCAGCTACGATTACGACCTGAACCCGCAGCCGCAGCTGGCGACCGCCTGGGAAATCAGCCCCGACGGTACGCGCTATACGTTTAATCTGCGCCAGGGGGTGAAATGGCACGACGGTCGGGATTTCACCTCGGCCGACGTCGCCTGGTCCATCGATCTGCTGAAGAATGTGCACCCACGCGGCTCAAGCACCTTTGCCAATGTCACCGCCATCGAGACGCCGGATCCCCACACGGCGGTGATTGTGCTGTCGAAGCCCGCGCCCTATTTGATCAAGGCGTTTGCGGCGGCGGAGTCGCCCATTGTCCCGCGTCACCTGTACGAGGGCCAAGATCCGCTGACCAATCCGCACAACGGCGCGCCGATAGGCACCGGACCCTATGTGTTCGACCAGTGGGTGCGCGGCAGCCACGTGCTGTATAAGCGTAACCCCCATTACTGGCAGCCTGGGCGGCCTTACCTCGATCAACTGGTGGTGAAGTTTATCCCGGACGCCGCCGCGCGTTCGCTGGCGTTTGAAACCAACGCCGCCGATCTGGGCTACCGTTCTCCGGTGGCGCTAAGCGATATCGCGCGGCTGAAGGCGTTGCCTCAACTGGGGTTTGAAACCAAGGGCAATAGCTATTCCTATAACGTGTCGTCGTTGCAGTTCAATCTGGACGATGAACATTTCCGCGATCTGCGCGTCAGGCAGGCGGTGGCGCACGCCATCAATCGCGATATCGTTTTGCAGGTGGCCTACTTCGGTCTGGGCAAAGTCAGCACCTCCCCGATTGCCCCCGGCATCAGCGAGTACCACGACGCCGCTCCGTCCCCCTATACCTTTGATATCGAAAAGGCTAACGCGCTGCTGGATGAGGCGGGCTACCGGCGCGGCGCCGACGGGGTTCGTTTCAAAGTAGCCCTCGACTATAACCCGATAGCGGAAGATCTGCGCAAAACGGCGGAATACCTGCGTTCGTCGCTGGCCAAAATCGGTATCGGCGTCACGCTGCGCTCCCAGGACCTTTCCACCTTTGTGCGCCGGGTTTATACCAACCGCGATTTCGCCTTTACCGTTAACGGACACAGCAATCTGTTCGATCCGACCGTCGGCGTGCAGCGTATTTACTGGTCGAAGAACTTCCGCAAAGGGGTGCCGTTCTCGAATGCCTCCCACTATCACAATCCCGAGGTGGATCGGTTACTGGAAACGGCGCAGACGGAGAACGATCCGGCGCGGCGCGTGCAGCAATTCCAACGCTTCCAGCAGATTGTCGGGCAGGAACTGCCGGACGTCAGCCTGGTGTCGCCCGAATTTATCACCATCTATAACCGCCGGGTGCACGACCACTCGGTCACCGCCGACGGCGTGGAGGGCAATCTGGCGGAGGTGTGGCTGGCCAAACCCTAG
- a CDS encoding amino acid ABC transporter ATP-binding protein → MVSVPIPVRDIPQANAARTLVRINDVHLTLGDTPVLQGIDLQVSQGEALTIIGPSGSGKSSILRCINGLVTPHRGEIFIGDTGVHQLKNESERIALRKRIGFVFQQYNLFPHLTVLENLMIAPIRILRQPRERVKARSMALLARVRLENKAHSYPGELSGGQQQRVAIARTLAMDPELVLFDEVTSALDPETVGEVLAVIRELIGEGMTSILVTHEMRFAQEVSDRVVFTEHGRIVEQGTPEQVFRHPQNLRTHTFINALRN, encoded by the coding sequence ATGGTGTCTGTACCTATACCCGTCCGGGACATACCGCAGGCGAACGCCGCCCGGACCCTGGTGCGAATTAATGACGTGCATCTGACGCTGGGGGACACCCCGGTGCTGCAGGGCATCGATCTACAGGTTTCCCAGGGGGAAGCCCTGACCATCATCGGCCCTTCGGGCTCGGGAAAGTCATCGATCCTGCGCTGTATCAACGGCTTGGTGACGCCGCACCGGGGAGAGATCTTCATCGGGGATACCGGCGTGCATCAGCTGAAAAATGAGAGCGAGCGCATCGCATTACGTAAACGCATTGGTTTTGTTTTCCAGCAATACAATCTGTTCCCGCATCTTACGGTGCTGGAAAACCTGATGATTGCCCCCATTCGTATTCTGCGTCAGCCCAGAGAGCGGGTGAAAGCCCGATCCATGGCGCTGCTGGCGCGCGTGCGGCTGGAAAACAAAGCCCATAGCTACCCCGGCGAGCTTTCCGGCGGCCAGCAGCAACGGGTGGCCATTGCGCGTACCCTGGCGATGGACCCGGAACTGGTGCTGTTCGATGAAGTGACGTCGGCGCTGGACCCGGAAACCGTAGGCGAGGTGCTGGCGGTGATCCGCGAACTGATCGGCGAAGGCATGACCAGCATTCTGGTCACTCATGAAATGCGCTTCGCCCAGGAGGTCAGCGATCGCGTGGTATTTACCGAGCACGGCCGTATCGTTGAGCAGGGTACGCCGGAACAGGTATTCCGCCATCCGCAGAACCTGCGCACGCATACCTTTATCAATGCGTTGCGCAACTGA
- a CDS encoding PLP-dependent transferase: MPNPPAWPNTPPGATQQPLVRLHVGLEDWRDLAQDIDTAFRLADGETP; this comes from the coding sequence TTGCCGAACCCTCCCGCCTGGCCTAACACGCCGCCTGGCGCGACGCAACAGCCGCTGGTGAGGCTGCATGTGGGGCTGGAGGACTGGCGGGATCTGGCGCAGGACATTGATACGGCGTTTCGTCTGGCTGACGGCGAAACGCCGTAA
- a CDS encoding hydantoinase B/oxoprolinase family protein, which produces MSLSTIQYQVIWNRLIAVVEEQAQTLIRTAFGTSTREAGDLSAGVFLPDGRMIAQAVTGTPGHVNSMAESVKHFLRQFPLSDMAPGDVFLTNDPWKGTGHLYDITMVTPVFHRGQSVALFASTLHVVDIGGLGPGPDGHQIYHEGLFLPILRFIQAGRLDNTVLRIIKANVREPEQVEGDILALVACNEVGGRRLTAMLDEFSLSDLLAVGEHILTHSRQAMLAAVRRWPAGRWQSEMWIDGYDAPILLRAALTLSEQGIEIDFDGTSPFVAKGINVVKAYTDAYSSFGVRCLIGSEVPNNAGSLEVITVKAPEGSILNAPYPAAVTSRHIVGQMLPDVIFGCLRQAKPNAVPAEGASCLWNIQLSGGHVLPGFDAGSFLRQPRFSITSFSTGGTGARPGIDGLSTTSFPSGVRNVSVEILESISPVVFWRKEYRPDSGGAGQFRGGLGQVIELSHGGGAPMALGAAWDRIAFPARGAEGGRNGAGGRVSLGSGQPLSGKGQQIIPPGERLVVETPGGGGLGEPSTRDRAAVRQDIDNQLVTPDAARTLYGYTVQD; this is translated from the coding sequence ATGAGTCTGAGCACGATCCAGTATCAGGTGATATGGAATCGCCTGATCGCCGTGGTGGAAGAGCAGGCGCAGACGCTGATCCGCACGGCGTTCGGCACCTCGACCCGCGAAGCGGGCGATCTGTCCGCCGGCGTATTTCTGCCTGACGGCCGGATGATCGCCCAGGCGGTCACCGGTACGCCGGGGCACGTCAACTCCATGGCCGAGTCGGTAAAACACTTTCTGCGCCAGTTTCCGCTGTCCGATATGGCGCCGGGCGACGTGTTCCTGACCAACGATCCGTGGAAAGGCACCGGCCATTTGTACGACATCACCATGGTGACGCCGGTCTTCCACCGGGGGCAAAGCGTGGCGCTGTTCGCCTCGACGCTGCACGTGGTGGACATCGGCGGTCTGGGACCGGGGCCCGACGGCCACCAGATCTACCATGAAGGCCTGTTCCTGCCGATTTTGCGCTTTATCCAGGCCGGCAGGCTGGATAATACGGTACTGCGGATTATTAAAGCCAACGTGCGCGAACCCGAGCAGGTGGAAGGAGATATTCTGGCGCTGGTGGCGTGTAACGAGGTGGGCGGACGCCGACTCACCGCCATGCTGGATGAATTCTCGCTGAGCGATCTGCTCGCGGTGGGGGAGCATATTCTCACCCATTCCCGCCAGGCGATGCTGGCCGCCGTGCGCCGGTGGCCGGCGGGGCGCTGGCAGTCGGAGATGTGGATTGACGGCTATGACGCGCCGATCCTGCTGCGCGCGGCGCTGACCCTTAGCGAACAGGGCATCGAGATCGATTTTGACGGCACCTCGCCGTTTGTCGCCAAAGGGATCAACGTGGTCAAGGCCTATACCGACGCCTACAGCTCATTTGGCGTGCGCTGCCTTATCGGTTCCGAGGTGCCCAACAACGCCGGTTCGCTGGAGGTGATAACCGTCAAGGCGCCGGAGGGATCGATACTCAACGCGCCTTATCCCGCCGCGGTGACCTCGCGCCATATCGTCGGCCAGATGCTGCCGGATGTGATCTTTGGCTGCCTGCGTCAGGCGAAACCCAATGCGGTTCCCGCCGAAGGCGCTTCCTGCCTGTGGAATATCCAACTGTCCGGCGGTCATGTCCTGCCCGGTTTCGACGCCGGCAGCTTTCTGCGGCAACCCCGTTTTTCCATCACCAGCTTTTCCACCGGCGGCACCGGCGCCCGGCCGGGCATCGACGGCCTCTCCACCACCTCGTTTCCCAGCGGGGTGCGCAATGTCTCGGTGGAGATCCTCGAATCCATCAGCCCGGTGGTGTTCTGGCGCAAAGAGTACCGTCCGGATTCCGGCGGCGCCGGACAGTTTCGCGGCGGCCTGGGACAGGTGATTGAGCTATCCCACGGCGGCGGGGCGCCGATGGCGCTGGGAGCGGCCTGGGATCGCATCGCCTTCCCGGCGCGCGGGGCGGAAGGAGGGCGCAACGGCGCCGGCGGGCGGGTCAGCCTGGGATCGGGGCAGCCGCTGTCGGGCAAAGGGCAGCAAATTATCCCGCCCGGTGAACGCCTGGTGGTGGAAACGCCAGGCGGCGGCGGGCTGGGCGAACCGTCAACCCGCGATCGGGCCGCCGTGCGCCAGGATATCGACAATCAATTAGTGACGCCTGACGCCGCCCGTACGCTGTACGGCTATACCGTTCAGGATTAA
- a CDS encoding PLP-dependent aminotransferase family protein produces MMSATPFDARPLFRADLPAPTPVWRGLADFTFDAGHNAPELIPLEALAEAAQQAILREGRSLAIYNQGHGPQGNENLRRFVGRKLATRGITADIDDILITSGSGPALDLVNNLLLEPGDTVLVEAFSYAGALRKLRGRQVNIVAIPLDDEGIRIDALATILSELAQSGVTPKFIYTIPTVQNPTGAILGLERRHRLLELAARYRTLIVEDECYADIVWQGNEAPPALYALSPQQVIHVGSFSKTLAPAVRVAYLSAVPAILRQLVSLKTDGGTGALDQIIVAEYFSTHFDAHITRLRDALARKLDVLASAVRQELGDSVRLWLPKGGIFLWLALPEGVDTRDLVAPAAAVGVAFNPGPDWAVDGEAAKNRLRLCFALESDEQIRTGIARLADVLRRHL; encoded by the coding sequence ATGATGAGTGCCACCCCGTTCGATGCCCGTCCGCTGTTTCGCGCCGATCTGCCCGCTCCCACGCCGGTGTGGCGGGGTCTGGCGGACTTTACCTTCGATGCCGGACACAACGCGCCGGAGCTGATCCCGCTGGAAGCGCTGGCCGAGGCGGCGCAGCAAGCCATTCTGCGCGAGGGACGCAGTCTGGCGATTTACAATCAGGGCCACGGGCCGCAGGGAAATGAGAATCTGCGCCGCTTTGTCGGCCGCAAGCTGGCGACGCGCGGCATTACGGCGGATATCGACGATATTCTGATCACCTCCGGTTCCGGGCCGGCGCTCGATCTGGTGAACAACTTGCTGCTGGAGCCGGGAGACACCGTACTGGTGGAAGCCTTTTCTTACGCCGGGGCGTTGCGGAAACTGCGCGGCCGCCAGGTGAATATCGTCGCTATTCCGCTGGATGACGAAGGGATACGCATCGATGCGCTGGCGACCATCCTCTCAGAGCTGGCGCAAAGCGGCGTGACGCCGAAGTTTATCTACACCATCCCGACCGTGCAGAATCCTACCGGGGCGATCCTCGGGCTGGAGCGCCGTCACCGGCTGCTGGAGCTGGCCGCGCGCTACCGTACCCTGATCGTTGAAGACGAATGCTACGCCGACATCGTCTGGCAGGGGAATGAAGCGCCGCCGGCGCTGTATGCGCTGAGCCCGCAGCAGGTGATCCACGTCGGTTCCTTTTCCAAAACGCTGGCGCCGGCGGTGCGCGTGGCTTATCTCAGCGCGGTTCCGGCCATTCTGCGCCAGCTGGTGTCGCTGAAAACGGACGGCGGCACCGGCGCCCTCGATCAGATCATCGTCGCCGAATATTTTTCCACCCATTTTGATGCCCACATTACGCGCCTGCGCGACGCCCTGGCGCGCAAACTGGACGTGCTGGCGTCGGCGGTGCGACAGGAACTGGGCGATAGCGTCAGGCTGTGGTTGCCGAAAGGCGGGATTTTTCTGTGGCTGGCCCTCCCCGAGGGCGTGGACACCCGCGACCTGGTGGCACCGGCCGCCGCCGTCGGCGTGGCGTTTAATCCCGGTCCCGACTGGGCGGTTGACGGCGAAGCGGCGAAAAACCGGCTGCGCCTCTGTTTTGCCCTGGAGAGCGACGAGCAGATCCGCACGGGGATTGCCCGGCTGGCCGACGTGCTGCGCCGGCATCTCTGA
- a CDS encoding hydantoinase/oxoprolinase family protein: protein MSVPDVSNKPRLAVDVGGTFTDVVLLDGDTSFTTKVLTTTSSPERGVLDGTQEVLRRAGREPADVGLVILGTTLATNALIERKGARTALITTQGFRDLVEIGLEDRFAQYDIFLHKPSPLVARRWRFGIAERIDARGHILTPLDEAAVHQLAQTLKREEIDSVAIVYLQSFTNPAHERRTAEILRQWLPDLAITLSSDVCPEIREYERLSTACANAYVQPLVAGYLTRLEQILSAKGLNAPLFLMTSGGGITTLATGIDQPVRLVESGPAGGAILARLTGEQLQTPQVLSFDMGGTTAKICFIDDYQPQISRSFEFGRVHRYQKGSGLPVRIPVIEMVEIGAGGGSIARIDTLGRVQVGPDSAGSQPGPVSYQLGGTQVTITDANVRLGIIDPATFAQGKITLNPQLAAQAIAQQIGGPLSLNTDLAALAVTEIVAENMANAARVHATELGKQVENYTLVAFGGAAPLHAARLARKLGIRRVVIPHSAGVGSALGFLSAPIAYQAVRSFYQRLAQLDQHAVETLLRDLEDQALGIVRQASGDSAPLSLRRIVYLRYAGQGHEVPVELPQGPLTAAAVGELQQRFTAVYRQLYGRSLDHVAVEAISWTVTVSTLSAPVAGRPETRPHDVLAPDESGERREVLLANQSARLQAPVFARRDLPPRTAVRGPALIAEAETTTVVESGFIAWLTAEGHLLLEEEQTGGAQP from the coding sequence ATGTCTGTACCGGATGTAAGTAATAAACCCCGGCTGGCGGTGGATGTCGGCGGTACTTTTACCGATGTCGTGCTGCTGGATGGCGATACATCGTTTACCACCAAAGTGCTGACCACGACGAGCTCTCCTGAACGCGGAGTGCTGGACGGCACGCAGGAAGTATTGCGGCGCGCCGGCCGCGAGCCGGCGGATGTCGGGCTGGTTATTCTCGGCACCACCCTGGCGACCAATGCGCTGATCGAACGCAAGGGCGCGCGCACCGCGCTGATTACCACGCAGGGATTCCGCGACCTGGTGGAAATCGGTCTTGAAGACCGGTTTGCCCAGTACGATATCTTTTTGCATAAGCCGAGTCCGCTGGTGGCAAGGCGGTGGCGTTTCGGCATCGCCGAGCGGATCGACGCCCGGGGCCATATCCTGACGCCGCTGGATGAAGCGGCGGTGCACCAGCTGGCGCAGACGCTAAAGCGCGAAGAGATCGATAGCGTCGCCATCGTCTATTTGCAGAGTTTCACCAATCCCGCGCATGAGCGGCGCACGGCGGAAATCCTGCGTCAGTGGTTGCCGGACCTGGCGATCACCCTTTCCAGCGATGTCTGTCCGGAAATCCGCGAATATGAACGCCTGTCCACCGCCTGCGCCAATGCCTACGTACAGCCGCTGGTGGCGGGCTATCTGACGCGGCTGGAGCAGATTCTCTCCGCCAAGGGGCTGAACGCCCCGCTGTTTTTAATGACCTCCGGCGGCGGGATCACCACGCTGGCGACCGGGATCGACCAGCCGGTGAGATTGGTGGAGTCCGGCCCGGCCGGCGGCGCCATTCTGGCCCGCTTAACCGGCGAACAGCTACAGACGCCGCAGGTGCTGTCGTTCGATATGGGCGGCACCACCGCCAAAATTTGTTTTATCGACGACTACCAGCCGCAGATTTCCCGCAGTTTCGAATTTGGTCGGGTACACCGCTACCAGAAGGGATCCGGCCTGCCGGTGAGGATCCCGGTGATCGAAATGGTGGAGATCGGCGCGGGCGGCGGATCGATCGCCCGCATCGATACCCTGGGCCGGGTGCAGGTCGGCCCCGACAGCGCCGGCTCGCAGCCCGGCCCGGTAAGTTACCAGCTGGGCGGCACGCAGGTCACCATTACCGATGCCAATGTGCGGCTCGGCATTATCGATCCCGCCACCTTCGCGCAGGGTAAAATCACCCTTAATCCCCAACTGGCCGCTCAGGCGATCGCGCAGCAAATTGGCGGGCCGCTGTCGCTGAACACCGATCTCGCGGCGCTGGCGGTCACGGAAATCGTGGCGGAAAACATGGCCAATGCGGCGCGGGTGCACGCCACCGAGCTGGGCAAGCAGGTGGAGAACTACACCCTGGTGGCCTTTGGCGGCGCCGCGCCGCTACACGCCGCCCGGCTGGCGCGCAAGCTGGGGATCAGGCGCGTGGTGATCCCGCACTCCGCCGGGGTGGGTTCTGCGCTCGGGTTTTTGTCGGCGCCGATCGCCTATCAGGCGGTGCGCAGCTTCTACCAGCGGCTGGCGCAGCTCGACCAGCACGCGGTGGAAACCCTGTTGCGCGATCTGGAAGATCAGGCGCTCGGCATCGTCCGCCAGGCCAGCGGCGATAGCGCGCCGTTATCCCTGCGGCGCATCGTCTACCTGCGCTATGCCGGTCAGGGGCATGAAGTCCCGGTCGAACTGCCGCAAGGCCCGCTGACGGCGGCGGCGGTCGGCGAACTGCAACAGCGCTTTACCGCCGTCTATCGCCAGCTGTACGGCCGCAGCCTGGATCACGTGGCGGTGGAGGCCATCAGTTGGACGGTCACGGTCAGTACGCTGAGCGCCCCGGTCGCAGGGCGCCCGGAGACGAGGCCGCACGACGTGCTGGCCCCGGACGAAAGCGGCGAACGGCGTGAGGTATTGCTGGCGAATCAGTCCGCGCGTCTTCAGGCGCCGGTCTTTGCCCGCCGCGATCTGCCGCCGCGGACGGCCGTCCGCGGACCCGCCCTGATCGCCGAAGCGGAAACCACCACCGTGGTGGAGAGCGGCTTTATCGCCTGGCTGACGGCCGAGGGGCATCTGTTGCTGGAAGAAGAGCAAACCGGAGGAGCGCAGCCATGA